Proteins co-encoded in one Gossypium arboreum isolate Shixiya-1 chromosome 11, ASM2569848v2, whole genome shotgun sequence genomic window:
- the LOC108471885 gene encoding receptor-like protein EIX2 has product MLERRLPTSLEHLSYLSLAQNKISGPIPSSIGEMSYLKFFDVSKNQLTGQIPLSIGDLSSSEFFDVSENELNGTFPPCFGQLKSLETLGFGYNLFEGVVLETYFSNLTRLTALRASQNRLRFEPNSSWIRPFQCHTIELGHWHLGPKFPQWLKFQKKLSTMDISDAGILDVLPTWFLNLPIQFDSLDLSYNQLRGEVSYLTVTFSIDLSSNRFTGPLPRLVSNLRYLFWSNNSFSGSLSELICNPSLTRIRAIDIETNLLIGEILDCWNHWGSLANLNLGSNNLKGKIPPSLGHKNLVVLNLQNNSMFGELSSTLQNSTRLIMLDLSENHFNGNVPASIGEKISNLVVLSLRSNNFDGHIPYKICDLHYLQNLDLAHNNISGVIPKCFNNLSAMATKYKTNKKVYGVYSVVYSFYLSALLVLKGREDEYGTTLGLVTNMDLSANSLTGEIPKEIGSLVGLLSLNFSGNLLTGNIQDNIGNMELMESLDVEKSIKG; this is encoded by the coding sequence ATGTTGGAAAGAAGATTACCAACCTCTCTGGAACATCTGTCTTACTTGTCCCTTGCTCAAAACAAAATTTCTGGTCCCATTCCATCATCGATAGGGGAGATGTCATATTTGAAATTCTTTGATGTTTCAAAAAATCAATTAACCGGTCAAATTCCATTGTCTATAGGGGATTTATCATCTTCGGAGTTCTTTGATGTTTCAGAAAATGAATTAAATGGtacttttcctccatgttttggACAGCTGAAAAGTTTGGAAACTCTGGGTTTTGGGTATAATCTATTTGAAGGAGTTGTATTAGAAACCTACTTTTCTAATCTCACAAGATTGACAGCTCTGAGGGCATCACAAAATAGACTTAGATTTGAACCAAACTCAAGCTGGATtcgcccatttcaatgtcacactATTGAATTGGGTCACTGGCATCTTGGCCCAAAGTTTCCCCAGTGGttaaaattccaaaagaaattgTCTACTATGGATATCTCTGATGCAGGAATTTTAGATGTCTTGCCCACTTGGTTTTTGAACCTTCCCATTCAGTTTGATTCTTTAGATCTTTCCTATAATCAACTTCGTGGAGAGGTTTCATATTTGACTGTAACATTCTCTATTGACTTGAGTTCAAACCGCTTTACAGGTCCATTGCCAAGATTAGTTTCAAATTTAAGATATTTATTTTGGTCAAATAATTCATTTTCTGGATCCCTTTCTGAATTAATTTGTAATCCATCGTTAACGAGGATTCGAGCTATTGACATTGAAACAAATCTACTCATTGGAGAAATTCTAGATTGTTGGAATCATTGGGGAAGTTTAGCTAATTTAAATTTGGGAAGCAATAATTTGAAGGGTAAAATCCCACCTTCTTTAGGGCATAAAAATCTTGTAGTGCTAAACCTTCAAAACAATAGCATGTTTGGAGAATTGTCATCCACATTGCAAAATTCTACAAGATTGATTATGCTTGATCTTAGTGAAAATCATTTCAATGGAAATGTACCTGCATCGATTGGTGAAAAGATCTCGAACCTTGTGGTTCTAAGCCTTCGATCAAATAACTTTGATGGTCATATTCCTTACAAAATTTGTGATCTTCACTATCTTCAAAACTTGGACCTTGCCCACAACAACATTTCAGGAGTTATTCCAAAATGTTTCAATAATTTAAGTGCAATGGCCACAAAATACAAAACCAATAAAAAAGTTTATGGGGTGTATTCAGTTGTTTACTCATTTTATTTGAGTGCATTATTGGTGTTGAAAGGAAGAGAGGATGAATATGGTACCACACTAGGACTTGTTACCAACATGGACCTTTCAGCTAACAGTCTCACAGGAGAGATTCCCAAAGAAATTGGTAGTCTCGTTGGACTATTGTCTTTAAATTTTTCAGGGAATCTCCTAACAGGAAATATACAAGACAACATTGGCAACATGGAGTTAATGGAATCTCTTGATGTTGAAAAGTCAATTAAAGGgtga